One stretch of Arthrobacter polaris DNA includes these proteins:
- a CDS encoding SRPBCC domain-containing protein — translation MTIERRLARAEITLTRDYPASVDRVWDAFADEKQKLGWWGGGSTMEARDWAFDFRVGGRDIAEGKFHNGPVSRYEATYTDIVEHNRIVTTYDMWLDGIHTSTSVASLEFDPTEEGTRFTHVEHGVFFDQFYADSDVREKGTRGLLQALGNYLASGT, via the coding sequence ATGACGATCGAACGCCGACTCGCCCGCGCCGAAATCACCCTGACCCGCGACTACCCAGCATCTGTGGATCGCGTCTGGGACGCGTTCGCTGACGAGAAGCAGAAGCTGGGCTGGTGGGGTGGAGGCAGCACCATGGAAGCCCGCGACTGGGCCTTTGACTTCCGCGTCGGCGGACGGGACATTGCCGAGGGCAAATTTCACAACGGTCCAGTCTCTCGGTACGAGGCCACGTACACCGACATCGTCGAGCACAACCGCATCGTCACGACGTACGACATGTGGCTCGACGGGATCCACACCTCGACGTCGGTGGCGTCGTTAGAGTTTGACCCGACCGAGGAGGGCACCCGATTCACCCACGTCGAGCACGGAGTCTTCTTCGACCAGTTCTATGCTGACAGCGACGTCCGTGAGAAGGGCACCCGGGGCCTGCTCCAGGCTCTGGGCAACTACCTCGCGTCAGGCACCTAG
- a CDS encoding VOC family protein translates to MSAIAANPYLNFQGHAQEALKFYQEALSGELSLMTEDPQGPPKAAGPDDHIMHGQLASDGLLIMGSDGHPDYPAKSGDNIAIALSGSDYDRLSKAFEKLSEGGQVKQPLKTESWGDAFGYFVDKFGVNWMVNINVSGN, encoded by the coding sequence ATGAGCGCAATCGCTGCGAACCCCTACTTAAACTTTCAGGGACATGCACAAGAAGCCTTGAAGTTCTATCAAGAAGCTCTCAGTGGAGAGCTTTCGCTCATGACTGAAGATCCGCAAGGGCCACCAAAAGCGGCAGGCCCAGACGATCATATTATGCATGGACAACTAGCATCCGATGGGCTGCTCATCATGGGATCTGACGGTCATCCTGACTATCCAGCAAAGTCNGGCGACAACATCGCCATCGCACTATCAGGTAGCGACTACGACAGGCTCTCAAAGGCTTTTGAGAAGTTATCTGAAGGTGGACAAGTCAAGCAACCACTCAAGACGGAGAGTTGGGGAGATGCGTTTGGCTATTTTGTCGATAAGTTTGGTGTGAACTGGATGGTCAACATTAATGTCAGTGGCAACTAA
- a CDS encoding helix-turn-helix transcriptional regulator, which produces MALQQARLAAGMSQRELSARTGVTQSAISNLESETYTLYAERLFKLLRECGVTVTAEWDDSTESGEPQ; this is translated from the coding sequence ATGGCTTTGCAGCAGGCGAGGCTGGCCGCAGGGATGTCCCAGAGGGAGCTTTCCGCTCGGACGGGCGTCACGCAGAGCGCTATCAGCAATCTGGAGTCCGAGACCTATACCCTCTACGCGGAAAGGCTNTTTAAGCTCTTGCGCGAATGCGGTGTGACCGTCACCGCGGAGTGGGACGACAGTACTGAAAGTGGAGAACCTCAATGA
- a CDS encoding type II toxin-antitoxin system Phd/YefM family antitoxin gives MYNLTMSIVSVVDARNHFADVIDRSKTEAVFIERRGHPAAVVVSPERYEQMLEALEEAEDVAAFDEAMAEEGPNIPWAQVKADLGWV, from the coding sequence ATGTACAATTTGACTATGTCTATTGTCAGCGTCGTAGACGCACGCAACCACTTTGCAGACGTAATCGATCGCTCGAAGACCGAAGCGGTGTTCATTGAGCGCCGAGGTCATCCCGCTGCCGTGGTTGTCAGCCCTGAGCGCTACGAGCAGATGCTTGAAGCTCTGGAAGAAGCCGAAGATGTCGCCGCATTCGATGAGGCGATGGCAGAGGAGGGCCCCAATATCCCTTGGGCTCAGGTGAAAGCCGATCTGGGCTGGGTATGA
- a CDS encoding type II toxin-antitoxin system RelE/ParE family toxin produces MTYQVELRPAAVRALKRIDHQDRDRIRGAIALLGEDPRPPGTKALQWRPGLRVRIGDYRIVYTIDDNILVVAVITLGHRSNVYER; encoded by the coding sequence ATGACCTACCAAGTCGAGTTGCGTCCGGCCGCAGTTCGCGCGTTGAAACGCATTGATCATCAGGATCGCGACCGCATTCGTGGAGCGATCGCGCTCCTCGGTGAGGATCCAAGGCCGCCAGGTACCAAGGCCCTCCAGTGGCGTCCCGGACTCAGAGTTCGCATAGGGGACTACCGCATCGTCTACACGATTGACGACAACATCCTCGTTGTAGCAGTGATCACGCTTGGTCATCGCAGCAACGTCTACGAACGCTGA
- a CDS encoding dihydrofolate reductase family protein, translating into MSRVRIALFTSLDGYTSTTDRSPENPMGRDXGRLTETYIATRTMQERFGDPNGTGTTGVDDSYAAAFFEGVGAEIMGAAMFGLHTFPDDPDWKGWWGEQPPYGTPVYVLTHTAPRPPIPMQGGTTFHFRSGAIEDVLSEATEAAGGLDVRVGGGVSTARDFLRAGLVDELHLMVAPILLGRGTRLWDDLPGLDLTHKVTTEVAESGTIHVTFTR; encoded by the coding sequence ATGAGCCGCGTTCGCATCGCCCTGTTCACGTCGCTGGACGGATACACGTCAACGACCGACCGTTCNCCCGAAAATCCGATGGGGCGNGACTGNGGGCGCCTCACGGAGACATATATCGCAACCCGCACGATGCAAGAGCGCTTCGGTGACCCCAACGGCACCGGCACAACCGGCGTTGATGACTCCTACGCCGCCGCGTTCTTCGAGGGCGTCGGCGCCGAGATCATGGGCGCGGCAATGTTCGGCCTGCACACATTCCCCGACGATCCGGACTGGAAGGGCTGGTGGGGTGAACAGCCGCCGTACGGAACCCCGGTCTACGTCCTTACCCACACGGCACCGCGTCCGCCGATCCCGATGCAGGGTGGTACGACGTTCCACTTCCGCAGTGGCGCAATCGAGGACGTGCTCTCCGAGGCGACCGAGGCTGCCGGTGGACTGGACGTGCGCGTCGGCGGTGGAGTCAGCACTGCGCGCGACTTCCTACGCGCAGGCCTAGTCGACGAGTTGCACCTCATGGTCGCNCCCATCCTCCTCGGCCGTGGAACCCGGCTGTGGGACGACCTGCCCGGCCTCGACCTCACCCATAAAGTGACCACCGAAGTTGCCGAGAGCGGCACGATCCACGTCACCTTCACCCGATAG
- a CDS encoding helix-turn-helix transcriptional regulator, protein MPKYYKELDSVLRALADPTRRAIVERLAKSPAVVSELAAPFSMALPSLMQHLRVLENAGLVMSQKHGRVRTVSLRPGALDVLHLWLGEQRTPAEDQADRLGIHLIRSTHEGDLT, encoded by the coding sequence GTGCCTAAGTATTACAAAGAACTCGACTCCGTGCTCCGTGCTCTGGCGGATCCGACGCGCCGGGCTATCGTCGAACGGCTGGCCAAGTCCCCAGCCGTCGTGTCCGAACTCGCAGCACCGTTCTCGATGGCATTGCCCTCGCTCATGCAGCACCTGCGCGTCCTCGAGAACGCGGGATTAGTCATGTCGCAGAAACACGGACGCGTCCGCACCGTGAGCCTGCGACCGGGCGCCCTGGACGTACTGCACCTTTGGCTCGGTGAGCAAAGAACCCCAGCAGAAGACCAAGCCGACCGACTCGGCATCCACCTGATCCGCAGCACCCACGAAGGAGACCTTACATGA
- a CDS encoding type II toxin-antitoxin system HipA family toxin, translating to MRLHVELSGQFIGELSGDERTLDFTPARAGIYHFGWVAELYRLAVPLVARPNRAHASRRRNFFEELLPEGDQLEFMLAMAGLRRGDTLAFLARFGRDIAGALQIWDADNPTEPQTPEARPVSEEDVHVLLTERAANPLANSGVLGKTSLAGVQPKIVLAQLDGGWHQVFGGFPSTHIVKPMVSRRPTEIFDEEYGARFTRALGVANFDTHLANFGGTDALVIQRFDRDLAVPGGRVHQEDFNQVLGAAGSQKYQAYGGIVNLKRIADVLRSHGEAHDMHQLAVITTLRVAISNLDMHAKNLGLLHHADGHIALAPAYDFVPHGLHEGLDGQLALAVNKKYLQATATKDDLVREFSSWGLRGAKTIVNDTLEQVQVIAAREEPVTQAAAGLAENASATVQHLLDGRAAGAMEIGS from the coding sequence ATGAGACTCCATGTTGAGTTGAGTGGGCAGTTCATTGGAGAGCTGAGCGGTGACGAGCGCACACTCGACTTCACACCGGCACGCGCCGGTATCTATCATTTCGGGTGGGTAGCCGAGCTTTATCGGCTCGCTGTGCCATTGGTCGCGCGGCCGAACAGGGCGCACGCGTCGCGGCGGCGGAACTTCTTCGAGGAACTCCTCCCTGAAGGAGACCAGCTTGAGTTCATGCTGGCGATGGCCGGGTTGCGCAGGGGCGATACTTTGGCGTTCTTGGCCCGGTTCGGGCGCGACATCGCGGGCGCGCTTCAGATATGGGACGCTGACAATCCTACGGAGCCACAGACNCCCGAAGCCCGGCCGGTGTCGGAGGAGGACGTGCACGTCCTGCTGACTGAGCGCGCCGCGAACCCGCTCGCGAACTCCGGCGTTCTGGGCAAGACGTCGCTCGCCGGCGTGCAGCCGAAGATTGTTCTTGCCCAGCTGGACGGCGGGTGGCACCAAGTCTTCGGCGGNTTTCCCTCGACGCACATCGTGAAGCCAATGGTTTCACGCCGGCCCACGGAAATATTCGACGAAGAGTACGGGGCGCGCTTCACCCGTGCGCTTGGCGTTGCTAACTTTGACACGCATCTTGCAAACTTTGGCGGAACCGATGCGCTCGTTATTCAACGGTTCGACCGTGATCTTGCAGTTCCCGGCGGGAGGGTTCACCAAGAAGACTTCAACCAGGTCCTCGGAGCCGCCGGGAGCCAGAAGTACCAGGCGTACGGCGGCATCGTGAATCTGAAGCGCATCGCTGACGTGCTGAGAAGTCACGGTGAGGCACACGATATGCACCAGCTTGCCGTCATCACAACCCTCAGGGTCGCCATCTCAAACCTCGACATGCATGCGAAGAACTTGGGTCTCCTACATCATGCCGATGGGCATATTGCATTGGCGCCAGCGTATGACTTTGTACCTCACGGTCTTCACGAAGGGTTGGATGGGCAGCTGGCCCTCGCTGTGAACAAGAAGTATCTGCAGGCGACCGCCACCAAGGACGATCTCGTCCGCGAGTTCAGTTCCTGGGGCCTCCGCGGCGCTAAAACNATAGTCAACGACACGCTTGAACAGGTGCAAGTCATTGCCGCTAGGGAGGAACCCGTTACTCAGGCGGCGGCAGGATTGGCCGAGAATGCTAGTGCGACTGTGCAGCATCTGCTCGACGGACGTGCCGCGGGCGCAATGGAAATAGGGTCGTGA